The following DNA comes from Candidatus Zixiibacteriota bacterium.
AAATTGGGAATAAGGTGGAGAACAATGAAATCGCAATCATATTTAAGAAGGAGTTGTTATTTAAACAGATATCGCGTAGGGGTGGAGCTTGCCTCCACCCATCACCTTCGGGCGGAGATGAACTCCGCCCCTACGCGGGTTTAAACCTGTTACCGAAATTATGAGGTAGTACACAGAGGCGGATTGAACCCCAACATATTCATATCACCAGAAGCTCAGCGATCTTCTCTTTCAGCTCAGCTAAATTGGAGGATTTGATTAAGTAAGCATCTGCGATCCAGGAGGAGAAGTCAGATTTGAAAGTCTCATAGGCTGAATTTAAAACCACTGGAAGGTCTTTATTGAACTCCTTTATCTTTTTCAGCACCTCTAAGCCTTGGAGTTTCTTTATCTTTATATCCAGAACCACCAGGTCCGGAAAATTCTTTTTAGTAAGAAGAATCGCCTCTTCCCCATCCATAGTGGTCATAACTTCATACCCCTCATCCTGCAGCTCCTCCTGGTAAAGCTCTAAAAGATGAGGTTCATCCTCTACTAACAAAATTTTATACATTGGAACCTTCTTTCTTTAAGAAAGTTCTGGAAAGTGATAAAATGGTAGCGTTGCCACTCCCGTGGCAACGAAAAGCGTCCTCACAGGAGTGAGGACGCTACAATTATCAACTCTCTTTCAGAAAAGTCAAATACACAGTAAACTTTGACCCTTTGTTTACCTCGCTTTTTACTTCGATATACCCCTGGTGGTCTGCGATTATCTTCTTGCAAACCGGCAAGCCCAGGCCTGAGCCTTTGGGCTTGGTGGTGAAAAAGGGGATATATAGTTTCTGCAGATTTTCTTCGCTTATCCCGGAGCCGGTGTCCTCAACCTCGAAGATAGCGAATTCCTCGTTTCTTTTAGTTCTTATAGTCAAGGTCCCTCCTTCAGGCATCGCATCAATCGCATTTTCAATCAGGTTGAAAAGAACCTGCTCTATCCGTTTGGGGTCGAAATTCAGAATGGGGGGTTCCAGTGAGAACCTTGTTTTTAACCAGATGCCGTTATATCTTAACTTACCCCTGAATACCTCTATAGCATCTTTAATCAGCAGATTCAAATCCTTTTTCTCATAATTTAACCTGGTAGCTTTTGAATAGTCCAAGATCTCAGAGGTTATGCTCTCCAGCCTTTCAGTCTCTTTCACAATGATCCCTAACTCGTGCGGGACCAGCTTTCCTTCTTCTGCTTTTCTTAAAGCCCGGCGTGCATATCCACCCATCGTCACCAGGGGGGTTTTTATCTCATGAGCTACGGTAGTGGCTAACTTACCTATGTCCACCCATCTTTCTGCCTGCAAAAGGTAGTTCTGGTTTTCTCTTAAAATCTGGGAGGCAAGCTCTAATTCCTTTATTTTCTGCTTGAGCTCCTCTTGCAAAACGATATTTTCGATCTGGGAAGCGGCCTGGTTGGCAAAAGTCTCCAGCCCCACCTGGTCGTCCTCCAAAATCTTGTTCCCGGTGATAAGGTTGTCCACTGCCAGGACCCCCATAGCTTTATTTTCAGAAAATATCGGGACAAGCAAAAACCCTTTTGGACTTAGAAGTTCCAGGATCTTCCCCGGTTTTAGATTTGAGACTTCCTCCTCTTTTATATTGAAACTTCTTTTCTCTAAAATTGCCTTGATCGGAATATTCTCTTTTTCCTCCAGGGAAAAAGTGAGAGCCTTTATCTTAAAAGTTAATTCATTCTCCTGCTCCTCTGAGGAGAGTGCGTTCTCTAACATCTGCTCAAAAGTGACTTTCTCTTTTTTTATGTGTGACCAGATTTTGAAAGCTTCCTCCTGGTCTTTAGGACCCAGGCCCATCCTTCCTTCTAAGGTTTGAGTTTTAGGATTGACTAAGAAGATGAAAGCACGGTTAAAACCGAATGCCTCCCCGGCCGTAACACCGGTCAAAATTATCCTTAAGGTCTTATCCAGCTCCTTGGACTTAAGCAGGGCATCTGATACTTTTTTCAGAAGGGAAAGCTCCTCTAATTTCTTGTAGAGGTCCTGGTTTATCCTCTCCAGATAATTATCAAATGTTTTCACCTGTCCGAGCACAATTTTTAAAGACTCCTCTGCAATCCGGTCAGCGCTCCTTCTCCCAGTAGACCTGGAGGAAAGCTTCTGAAAAAAGCTGCATTCCAGACAGTTTCCCAATCTTTTGTCTGAAGGAAAGAAGATTTCGAGCTTCTCCCCTGAAGCTAAAAGATTAAGCCAGCAGTTCCCCTGCTCTTTTTTATCCGGAGAAAAACAAGAAAGAGGAATATCAAAAAAATCTGATCTCATTTCCCCCTCCAAAAATTAATTTAAATTCACTATAAACTTTTCAAGGTCATTTGTCAAGAATTTTATGTTGACATCGCGTAGATTTATTTTAACTTTTACCTTTATGAAGAAATCCGAGTTCCAGAAAATTCAAAAAGTAGTTGAACTCGCCTTAGAAGAAGACCTGGGTTCGGGAGACATTACTTCAAACCTGACCATCCCGGAAAAACAAAAGGGAGAGGGGTTTATCATAGCCAGAGAGAAAGGAGTAATCGCCGGGCTGGAGGTGGCAAAATCGGTTTTCAAGCAGGTCAATCCCGGATTAGTGTTTAAACCCTTGGTAAGTGACGGAGACAAAGTAAGACCAGGCCAGAGGGTCGCCCTGATCCGGGGAAAGGTGAAAAGCATCTTAGCTGGAGAAAGGACAGTCCTGAATTTTCTGCAGAGGCTTTCGGGAATTGCCACCCTTACTGGCGAGTTTGTCATGAGAATCAGAGGCACCAGGGCGAAGATCTTAGATACCCGCAAAACCACACCTGGGCTGAGGCTCTTGGAAAAGTACGCGGTAAAGAAGGGTGGAGGAAAGAATCATCGCCAGGGGCTTTATGATATGATTCTGATTAAGGATAATCATATAAAGGCAGCAGGCAGTATCTCTGCGGCAATCGGAAAGGCTATGAAAAGTAAAAAAGGGCTTAAAATCGAAGTTGAGACCAAAAACTTGAAAGAGATTAAAGAGGCTCTGAATTTCAAGATCGACCGGATAATGCTGGATAACTTCAAACCTGAAGATTTAAAAAAAGCGGTTAAGCTCATTCGTTCAAAAAACAAAAAAGTGGAAATTGAAGCTTCTGGCAAGGTAAATCTCCACAATGTAAGGAAAATCGCTCTATCTGGAGTCGACTACATCTCAGTAGGTGCACTGACTCACTCAGCCAAAGCCTTAGACTTAAGTCTTTTGTTGAAGTGAGGATGTGGCAGTGGTCTTTAGACCTCCATTAGTTTAGAAACGTGGAAGGCTGAAGCCTTCCGCTACAAAAGAAATAGAAAAGTAGCGGAGGTCTTTAGACCTCCAAAAAAGGCAAGGTTCAAAGGTTCAATAGTTCAAAGTTCAAGGAAAAACGTAGCGCGAACCTTTTAGGTTCGCTTGGGTCGGGGGAAGAAAAAGAAAAGTAAATAAAGATGATCTCTGAGAGCATTCTTACCCTTTTGAAAAGAGAGAAAAAGTCTGGCGGGTTAAGTGCTAGCCTTCTTTCCTCTTCCTTGAATCTGCCCACCTCTTCAGTTTATGAAGGAATTTCAGAATTAAAAAAACTCGGGTATAAAATTGAAACTGAAAAGGGAAAAATTTATCGCCTGACCTCAGTGCCTGATAGCCTAATACCCTTAGAAATCCACGATAATCTCAAGGCCAAAATCTTAGGGAAAAGAATTCTCTCCTACCGCACTTTGAAATCGACCAATGACTTAGCTTACAGATTAGCTGAGGAAAAAACTCCTGAAGGTACTTTGATCGTAGCTGAAAAACAGACTGCTGGAAAAGGAAGATTGGGCAGAAAATGGCTCTCTCCTCCGGAAAAAGGAATCTGGATGAGTTTGATCTTAAGGCCCAAAATCCCGCCAGCCAAGGCGCCCGGACTCTCTTTATGCACCGGCTTAGCTCTAGTTCAGACTATAAGAGAGAAGACCGGACTGAAAGCCGACTTGAAATGGCCCAATGATTGCTTGATCGGAGGGAAAAAATTTGCAGGCATTCTTTTAGAGCTATCAGCAGAGCTGGATAAGGTAAACTTTGTCATAATCGGGGTGGGAGTAAATGTAAACCAGGTCCAGGACGATTTCCCCAGGAATCTGAAAGGCAAAGCCACTTCAATCTTTATGGAATCAGGCAAGAGGTATTCCCGGGTCGAGCTCCTGAAAACTTTCTTGGAGAAATTAGAGAAAATCTATCTGAATTTCAAAACCTTTGGACTGAAATTTTATCTGGAGGAGATTAAAAACTCATCATCTTTGCTGGAGAAGAAGGTAAAGCTCCTTTATGGAAAAGAGAAGATCAAAGGCACTGCAAAAGGTATAGACGAGAATGGCTCCCTAATCCTTGAAACCCGAGGGCATCTGAGAACCATAAGCTCTGGCGAGGTTACACTGATTTAAGAAACCCTGGAGTGTAAACCTTAAGGTTTACCAGGATAAAGCTGAAGCTTTATACTCCAATCAACTTTCAGGAGGCAACATGCTTATATGTATAGATATCGGAAACACCAACACCGTAATCGGCATCTTCATAAGAAACATTTTACGAAATTACTACCGAGTCTCTTCGAATCACTTTTTAACTATGGACGAATGCGGGATTTTAATCCGGGAACTAATTGGAGAGGTTAAAACCGAGAAGATCGAAGGGGTGGTTATTGCCTCAGTTGTTCCAGCTTTAACCACTGTGTATGAGGAGATGAGCGTGAAGTACCTTCATTCTGACCCGGTCGTAGTCTCTTCAAAACTTCCCCTGGGAATAAAGATACTTTACGATAATCCTGAGCAAGTAGGAGCAGACAGGATCGCCAATGCAGTAGCCGCATATGAAATCTACGGAGGCCCGGTCATCGTGGTCGATCTGGGCACAGCCACTACTTTTGATGTTATTTCTGAAAAAGGGGAATATCTTGGAGGAGTCATATCCCCGGGAATCGAGACCTCATCTGCCAATCTTTTCCAGAAAGCCGCACTTCTTTCTAAAGTAGAACTTAAAAAACCGAAAAAGGTCATCGGCACAAACACCCAGGAAAGCCTTAAGTCCGGAATAATCTACGGTGCTGTTGGTCAGATAGATGAGATAGTTAAAAGGATAGAAAAAGAGCTTAAACATATTCCTAAGATAATAGGCACAGGCGGGTTAGCAGAGTTGATTTATAAGGAATCAAGCTCCATTCAGAAAATTGACCCTACCTTAACCCTGAAGGGGCTTAAAATAATTTATGACAGAGTAAAAAAATCAAATAAAATAAAGAAAATTTGAGTATTTGTTGAAAAAAAATCGAGCTTAAGACAATTTTAACATTTGACTTGATAATACTGAAATTTTAAATAAAATTTTACTTGCTTTTTAAAAGCTAAGATTATATCTTTTACCAATCCTTAGCAATCTTAAAGATGGAGTGCTAAAAAAGTCGCATATTTTGTTTTAGGACAAAGAGATAGAAAACTAAGAGCTTCGAATTAAGAGGATTTTTGTTCTGTCAGGTCCAGGACCTGACAGAACAAAAAAGACAAAAACCAAA
Coding sequences within:
- a CDS encoding response regulator — protein: MYKILLVEDEPHLLELYQEELQDEGYEVMTTMDGEEAILLTKKNFPDLVVLDIKIKKLQGLEVLKKIKEFNKDLPVVLNSAYETFKSDFSSWIADAYLIKSSNLAELKEKIAELLVI
- a CDS encoding ATP-binding protein, which produces MRSDFFDIPLSCFSPDKKEQGNCWLNLLASGEKLEIFFPSDKRLGNCLECSFFQKLSSRSTGRRSADRIAEESLKIVLGQVKTFDNYLERINQDLYKKLEELSLLKKVSDALLKSKELDKTLRIILTGVTAGEAFGFNRAFIFLVNPKTQTLEGRMGLGPKDQEEAFKIWSHIKKEKVTFEQMLENALSSEEQENELTFKIKALTFSLEEKENIPIKAILEKRSFNIKEEEVSNLKPGKILELLSPKGFLLVPIFSENKAMGVLAVDNLITGNKILEDDQVGLETFANQAASQIENIVLQEELKQKIKELELASQILRENQNYLLQAERWVDIGKLATTVAHEIKTPLVTMGGYARRALRKAEEGKLVPHELGIIVKETERLESITSEILDYSKATRLNYEKKDLNLLIKDAIEVFRGKLRYNGIWLKTRFSLEPPILNFDPKRIEQVLFNLIENAIDAMPEGGTLTIRTKRNEEFAIFEVEDTGSGISEENLQKLYIPFFTTKPKGSGLGLPVCKKIIADHQGYIEVKSEVNKGSKFTVYLTFLKES
- the nadC gene encoding carboxylating nicotinate-nucleotide diphosphorylase, giving the protein MKKSEFQKIQKVVELALEEDLGSGDITSNLTIPEKQKGEGFIIAREKGVIAGLEVAKSVFKQVNPGLVFKPLVSDGDKVRPGQRVALIRGKVKSILAGERTVLNFLQRLSGIATLTGEFVMRIRGTRAKILDTRKTTPGLRLLEKYAVKKGGGKNHRQGLYDMILIKDNHIKAAGSISAAIGKAMKSKKGLKIEVETKNLKEIKEALNFKIDRIMLDNFKPEDLKKAVKLIRSKNKKVEIEASGKVNLHNVRKIALSGVDYISVGALTHSAKALDLSLLLK
- a CDS encoding biotin--[acetyl-CoA-carboxylase] ligase; this encodes MISESILTLLKREKKSGGLSASLLSSSLNLPTSSVYEGISELKKLGYKIETEKGKIYRLTSVPDSLIPLEIHDNLKAKILGKRILSYRTLKSTNDLAYRLAEEKTPEGTLIVAEKQTAGKGRLGRKWLSPPEKGIWMSLILRPKIPPAKAPGLSLCTGLALVQTIREKTGLKADLKWPNDCLIGGKKFAGILLELSAELDKVNFVIIGVGVNVNQVQDDFPRNLKGKATSIFMESGKRYSRVELLKTFLEKLEKIYLNFKTFGLKFYLEEIKNSSSLLEKKVKLLYGKEKIKGTAKGIDENGSLILETRGHLRTISSGEVTLI
- a CDS encoding type III pantothenate kinase produces the protein MLICIDIGNTNTVIGIFIRNILRNYYRVSSNHFLTMDECGILIRELIGEVKTEKIEGVVIASVVPALTTVYEEMSVKYLHSDPVVVSSKLPLGIKILYDNPEQVGADRIANAVAAYEIYGGPVIVVDLGTATTFDVISEKGEYLGGVISPGIETSSANLFQKAALLSKVELKKPKKVIGTNTQESLKSGIIYGAVGQIDEIVKRIEKELKHIPKIIGTGGLAELIYKESSSIQKIDPTLTLKGLKIIYDRVKKSNKIKKI